One window of the Zea mays cultivar B73 chromosome 3, Zm-B73-REFERENCE-NAM-5.0, whole genome shotgun sequence genome contains the following:
- the LOC103650637 gene encoding probable methyltransferase PMT26 produces MPLFERDRYQRLDGVGARRPPPPPSSFCSSATVVVFVALCLVAAWMMASSNNIAVTVTPENNSGAKDQDGSVDVGGDTRQASDEVADTGSGTQSTEVSGDAGKKDDRSGGDASQTKEDADGDTDNKDGGDASQTKEGADGDTGNNKDDGAGATQTAEPVTTVGNDVNQSDVTGRTDATANGTTRGTDAEDSGEPDSGTVAEGDTPARNQTFSDENGKTEGGEVAKPEDPDKKVEQSAEQTAIDGNTTTSGQDQDENNTDKNTNETGGQADKREEEASTDDKSTGGQADNTTVQEASTTDDNSTGGQANNSTKETPTESKETVGGDDGTAQSQTSFDDMNGSTNDSQPMKEDGKVAENSSDETASGGKVESTDDDATTGAASNNATSGGQNVAAETMAFAAADDGANGNITENSYATNSSATTEGKIPTVGEGDAAEKADLLPSGQAELLNETASAVAENGAFPTQAAESSEEKEALAGKNKKKNQKKKKQKSKDQGAASGETAEGKETYAHTWKLCNASTGADYIPCLDNEAAIKKLKSTKHYEHRERHCPADAPACLVPLPEGYRQPIPWPYSRDKIWYHNVPHTMLASFKGHQNWVKVSGEHLTFPGGGTQFKHGALHYIEVIEEALPEVAWGRRSRVVLDVGCGVASFGGFLFDKDALTMSFAPKDEHEAQVQFALERGIPAVSAVMGTKRLPFPGNAFDVVHCARCRVPWHIEGGTLLLEVNRLLRPGGLFVWSATPVYQKVPEDVEIWHAMAALTKSMCWEIVKKTSDTVDETAMVVFKKPTSNECYDARTRAEPPLCGASDDQDAAWNVTLRPCMHRVPTDASARGSRWPTQWPQRLATTPYWLSADQTGVYGKPAPADFAADQEHWRKVVDNSYRDGMGIDWKNVRNVMDMRAVYGGFAAALSDMKVWVMNVVTVDSPDTLPVIYERGLFGMYHDWCESFSTYPRSYDLVHANHLFSKLKSRCKLLPVIAEVDRVLRPEGKLIVRDDMATVKEVQSIARSLHWEVRMTVSKQGQGLLCVRKTMWRPTQVEALS; encoded by the exons ATGCCGTTGTTCGAACGGGATCGCTACCAGAGGCTGGACGGCGTGGGCGCCcggaggccgccgccgccgccgtcgtcgttCTGCTCGTCGGCAACCGTCGTCGTCTTCGTGGCGCTCTGCCTCGTCGCCGCGTGGATGATGGCGTCGTCcaacaacatcgccgtcaccgtaACGCCAGAGAACAACTCGGGGGCCAAGGACCAGGACGGGTCCGTCGACGTTGGCGGCGACACGCGGCAGGCGAGCGACGAGGTGGCGGACACTGGCAGCGGCACGCAGTCGACGGAGGTGAGTGGGGACGCAGGCAAGAAAGATGATCGTAGCGGTGGCGACGCTTCGCAGACGAAGGAGGACGCTGATGGGGACACCGACAACAAAGATGGTGGCGACGCTTCGCAGACGAAGGAAGGCGCTGATGGCGACACCGGCAACAACAAGGACGACGGCGCTGGCGCCACGCAGACGGCCGAACCTGTCACTACTGTCGGCAACGACGTCAACCAGAGCGACGTCACGGGGAGAACGGATGCGACAGCCAACGGCACTACCAGAGGCACGGACGCAGAGGACTCCGGAGAGCCAGACAGCGGCACCGTTGCCGAGGGCGACACACCGGCCAGGAACCAGACTTTCTCCGACGAGAACGGCAAGACGGAGGGCGGCGAGGTGGCGAAGCCGGAGGACCCCGACAAAAAAGTCGAGCAGAGCGCCGAGCAGACGGCGATCGATGGCAACACTACCACAAGCGGACAGGATCAGGACGAGAACAACACCGACAAGAACACCAACGAAACCGGCGGCCAGGCTGACAAGAGGGAGGAGGAGGCGTCCACTGACGACAAGAGCACCGGCGGCCAGGCTGACAACACTACTGTACAAGAGGCATCCACCACTGACGATAACAGCACCGGCGGCCAGGCTAACAATAGCACCAAGGAGACACCGACAGAGTCAAAAGAGACCGTTGGCGGTGACGACGGCACGGCCCAGAGCCAGACGAGCTTCGACGACATGAATGGCAGTACGAACGACTCGCAGCCCATGAAAGAAGACGGGAAGGTCGCCGAGAATAGCTCCGATGAAACTGCCAGCGGCGGCAAGGTGGAAAGCACAGACGACGACGCGACAACCGGCGCGGCGTCAAACAACGCAACTTCCGGAGGCCAGAACGTCGCGGCCGAGACCATGGCATTTGCAGCCGCGGATGATGGCGCCAACGGCAACATCACTGAAAACAGCTACGCAACGAACAGCAGCGCCACGACTGAAGGGAAGATACCGACGGTTGGAGAAGGAGACGCGGCAGAGAAAGCCGACCTGCTGCCGAGCGGGCAGGCGGAGCTGCTGAACGAGACGGCGTCGGCGGTGGCGGAGAACGGCGCGTTCCCGACCCAGGCGGCGGAATCGAGCGAGGAGAAGGAGGCGCTCGCAGGCAAGAACAAGAAGAAGAACCAGAAGAAAAAGAAGCAGAAGAGCAAGGACCAGGGCGCCGCCTCTGGCGAGACGGCGGAGGGGAAGGAGACGTACGCCCACACCTGGAAGCTCTGCAACGCGAGCACCGGCGCGGACTACATCCCGTGCCTGGACAACGAGGCGGCCATCAAGAAGCTCAAGAGCACCAAGCACTACGAGCACCGGGAGCGGCACTGCCCCGCCGACGCGCCGGCGTGCCTCGTACCGCTCCCGGAGGGCTACCGGCAGCCGATCCCGTGGCCATACAGCCGCGACAAGATCTGGTACCACAACGTGCCGCACACTATGCTGGCGTCCTTCAAGGGGCACCAGAACTGGGTGAAGGTCTCCGGCGAGCACCTGACGTTCCCCGGCGGCGGCACGCAGTTCAAGCACGGCGCGCTGCACTACATCGAGGTGATCGAGGAGGCGCTCCCGGAGGTGGCGTGGGGCCGCCGCAGCCGCGTGGTGCTCGACGTCGGCTGCGGCGTCGCCAGCTTCGGCGGCTTCCTGTTCGACAAGGACGCGCTGACCATGTCGTTCGCGCCCAAGGACGAGCACGAGGCGCAGGTGCAGTTCGCGCTGGAGCGCGGCATCCCGGCCGTCTCCGCCGTGATGGGTACCAAGCGGCTCCCCTTCCCCGGCAACGCCTTCGACGTCGTCCACTGCGCCCGGTGCCGGGTGCCGTGGCACATCGAGGGCGGCACGCTGCTGCTCGAGGTGAACCGCCTCCTCCGGCCCGGCGGCCTCTTCGTGTGGTCGGCGACGCCCGTGTACCAGAAGGTGCCGGAGGACGTCGAGATCTGGCACG CGATGGCGGCGCTCACCAAGTCCATGTGCTGGGAGATAGTGAAGAAGACGAGCGACACGGTGGACGAGACCGCCATGGTGGTGTTCAAGAAGCCGACGAGCAACGAGTGCTACGACGCGAGGACGCGCGCGGAGCCGCCGCTCTGCGGGGCCTCCGACGACCAGGACGCGGCGTGGAACGTCACCCTGCGGCCGTGTATGCACCGGGTGCCCACCGACGCGTCCGCCCGCGGCTCGCGGTGGCCGACGCAGTGGCCCCAGCGGCTGGCGACGACGCCCTACTGGCTGAGCGCCGACCAGACGGGCGTCTACGGCAAGCCCGCGCCCGCCGACTTCGCCGCGGACCAGGAGCACTGGAGGAAGGTAGTCGACAACTCGTACCGCGACGGCATGGGCATCGACTGGAAGAACGTCCGGAACGTCATGGACATGAGAGCCGTCTACGGAGG GTTTGCGGCGGCGTTGTCGGACATGAAGGTGTGGGTGATGAACGTGGTGACCGTGGACTCGCCGGACACGCTGCCAGTCATCTACGAGCGCGGGCTGTTCGGGATGTACCATGACTGGTGCGAGTCCTTCAGCACTTACCCGAGGTCGTACGACCTCGTCCACGCCAACCACCTCTTCTCCAAGCTGAAGAGTAG GTGCAAGCTGCTGCCGGTGATCGCCGAGGTGGACCGAGTCCTGAGGCCGGAGGGGAAGCTCATCGTCCGCGACGACATGGCGACGGTCAAGGAGGTCCAGAGCATTGCGAGATCGTTGCACTGGGAGGTGAGGATGACCGTGTCCAAGCAGGGGCAGGGGCTGCTCTGCGTCAGGAAGACTATGTGGCGGCCCACGCAAGTCGAGGCGCTGAGCTAG